One part of the Podarcis muralis chromosome 3, rPodMur119.hap1.1, whole genome shotgun sequence genome encodes these proteins:
- the AIDA gene encoding axin interactor, dorsalization-associated protein isoform X4 produces MSEAARSLLQRWGASFRKGTDFDSWGQLVEAIDEYQILARHLQKEAQSQPNNSEFTEDQKKTLAKIATCLELRSAALQSTQSQEGFKLEDLKKLEPILKNILSYNKEFPFDVQPVPPRKILAPGEEEDLEFEEDEEEGGAGAGSPDAFPARIPGTLLPRLPSEPGMTLLTIKIEKIGLKDAGQCIDPYITVSVKDLNGIDLTPVQDTPVASRKEDTYVHFNVDIEIQKHVEKLTKGAAIFFEFKHYKPKKRFTSTKCFAFMEMDEIKPGPIVIELYKKPTDFKRKKLQLLTKKPLYLHLHQTLHKE; encoded by the exons ATGTCGGAAGCGGCCCGGAGCCTCCTGCAGCGCTGGGGCGCCAGTTTCAGGAAAGGCACCGACTTCGACTCCTGGGGGCAGCTCGTGGAGGCGATAGACGAGTATCAGAT ATTAGCAAGGCATCTACAGAAAGAGGCCCAGTCTCAACCCAACAACTCAGAATTCACAGAAGATCAAAAG AAAACCTTAGCAAAGATCGCAACATGTTTGGAACTCAGGAGTGCAGCTTTGCAG TCTACACAGTCCCAGGAAGGATTTAAGCTAGAGGATCTGAAGAAACTAGAACCAA TCTTAAAGAATATTCTTTCCTATAATAAAGAATTCCCCTTTGATGTTCAGCCTGTTCCGCCAAG gaagATCTTAGCACCTGGTGAAGAGGAAGATTTGGAATTTgaagaagatgaggaggagggTGGAGCTGGAGCAGGATCTCCAGACGCGTTTCCTGCCAGAATTCCAG GTACATTATTACCCAGATTGCCATCTGAACCCGGGATGACGTTGCTTACTATCAAAATAGAGAAAATTGGTCTTAAAGATGCTGGGCAGTGCATCGATCCCTATATCACAGTTAGTGTGAAAG ATTTGAATGGGATAGACTTGACCCCTGTGCAGGACACACCAGTTGCTTCAAGGAAGGAGGACACATACGTTCATTTTAATGTGGACATCGAGATTCAGAAACATGTTGAAAAATTAACAAAAG GTGCAGCTATTTTCTTTGAATTTAAACACTATAAGCCTAAGAAAAGGTTCACCAGCACCAAGTGCTTTGCCTTCATGGAGATGGATGAAATTAAACCTGGACCAATTGTTATAGAACT GTACAAAAAACCCACTGATTTCAAGAGGAAGAAACTCCAGTTGTTGACCAAGAAGCCACTTTATCTTCACCTCCATCAAACACTGCACAAAGAGTGA
- the AIDA gene encoding axin interactor, dorsalization-associated protein isoform X3 — protein MSEAARSLLQRWGASFRKGTDFDSWGQLVEAIDEYQILARHLQKEAQSQPNNSEFTEDQKKTLAKIATCLELRSAALQSTQSQEGFKLEDLKKLEPILKNILSYNKEFPFDVQPVPPRKILAPGEEEDLEFEEDEEEGGAGAGSPDAFPARIPGANEGTLLPRLPSEPGMTLLTIKIEKIGLKDAGQCIDPYITVSVKDLNGIDLTPVQDTPVASRKEDTYVHFNVDIEIQKHVEKLTKGAAIFFEFKHYKPKKRFTSTKCFAFMEMDEIKPGPIVIELYKKPTDFKRKKLQLLTKKPLYLHLHQTLHKE, from the exons ATGTCGGAAGCGGCCCGGAGCCTCCTGCAGCGCTGGGGCGCCAGTTTCAGGAAAGGCACCGACTTCGACTCCTGGGGGCAGCTCGTGGAGGCGATAGACGAGTATCAGAT ATTAGCAAGGCATCTACAGAAAGAGGCCCAGTCTCAACCCAACAACTCAGAATTCACAGAAGATCAAAAG AAAACCTTAGCAAAGATCGCAACATGTTTGGAACTCAGGAGTGCAGCTTTGCAG TCTACACAGTCCCAGGAAGGATTTAAGCTAGAGGATCTGAAGAAACTAGAACCAA TCTTAAAGAATATTCTTTCCTATAATAAAGAATTCCCCTTTGATGTTCAGCCTGTTCCGCCAAG gaagATCTTAGCACCTGGTGAAGAGGAAGATTTGGAATTTgaagaagatgaggaggagggTGGAGCTGGAGCAGGATCTCCAGACGCGTTTCCTGCCAGAATTCCAG GAGCCAATGAAG GTACATTATTACCCAGATTGCCATCTGAACCCGGGATGACGTTGCTTACTATCAAAATAGAGAAAATTGGTCTTAAAGATGCTGGGCAGTGCATCGATCCCTATATCACAGTTAGTGTGAAAG ATTTGAATGGGATAGACTTGACCCCTGTGCAGGACACACCAGTTGCTTCAAGGAAGGAGGACACATACGTTCATTTTAATGTGGACATCGAGATTCAGAAACATGTTGAAAAATTAACAAAAG GTGCAGCTATTTTCTTTGAATTTAAACACTATAAGCCTAAGAAAAGGTTCACCAGCACCAAGTGCTTTGCCTTCATGGAGATGGATGAAATTAAACCTGGACCAATTGTTATAGAACT GTACAAAAAACCCACTGATTTCAAGAGGAAGAAACTCCAGTTGTTGACCAAGAAGCCACTTTATCTTCACCTCCATCAAACACTGCACAAAGAGTGA
- the AIDA gene encoding axin interactor, dorsalization-associated protein isoform X1, which translates to MSEAARSLLQRWGASFRKGTDFDSWGQLVEAIDEYQILARHLQKEAQSQPNNSEFTEDQKKTLAKIATCLELRSAALQGPFRKQESTQSQEGFKLEDLKKLEPILKNILSYNKEFPFDVQPVPPRKILAPGEEEDLEFEEDEEEGGAGAGSPDAFPARIPGANEGTLLPRLPSEPGMTLLTIKIEKIGLKDAGQCIDPYITVSVKDLNGIDLTPVQDTPVASRKEDTYVHFNVDIEIQKHVEKLTKGAAIFFEFKHYKPKKRFTSTKCFAFMEMDEIKPGPIVIELYKKPTDFKRKKLQLLTKKPLYLHLHQTLHKE; encoded by the exons ATGTCGGAAGCGGCCCGGAGCCTCCTGCAGCGCTGGGGCGCCAGTTTCAGGAAAGGCACCGACTTCGACTCCTGGGGGCAGCTCGTGGAGGCGATAGACGAGTATCAGAT ATTAGCAAGGCATCTACAGAAAGAGGCCCAGTCTCAACCCAACAACTCAGAATTCACAGAAGATCAAAAG AAAACCTTAGCAAAGATCGCAACATGTTTGGAACTCAGGAGTGCAGCTTTGCAG GGCCCTTTCAGGAAACAAGAG TCTACACAGTCCCAGGAAGGATTTAAGCTAGAGGATCTGAAGAAACTAGAACCAA TCTTAAAGAATATTCTTTCCTATAATAAAGAATTCCCCTTTGATGTTCAGCCTGTTCCGCCAAG gaagATCTTAGCACCTGGTGAAGAGGAAGATTTGGAATTTgaagaagatgaggaggagggTGGAGCTGGAGCAGGATCTCCAGACGCGTTTCCTGCCAGAATTCCAG GAGCCAATGAAG GTACATTATTACCCAGATTGCCATCTGAACCCGGGATGACGTTGCTTACTATCAAAATAGAGAAAATTGGTCTTAAAGATGCTGGGCAGTGCATCGATCCCTATATCACAGTTAGTGTGAAAG ATTTGAATGGGATAGACTTGACCCCTGTGCAGGACACACCAGTTGCTTCAAGGAAGGAGGACACATACGTTCATTTTAATGTGGACATCGAGATTCAGAAACATGTTGAAAAATTAACAAAAG GTGCAGCTATTTTCTTTGAATTTAAACACTATAAGCCTAAGAAAAGGTTCACCAGCACCAAGTGCTTTGCCTTCATGGAGATGGATGAAATTAAACCTGGACCAATTGTTATAGAACT GTACAAAAAACCCACTGATTTCAAGAGGAAGAAACTCCAGTTGTTGACCAAGAAGCCACTTTATCTTCACCTCCATCAAACACTGCACAAAGAGTGA
- the AIDA gene encoding axin interactor, dorsalization-associated protein isoform X2: MSEAARSLLQRWGASFRKGTDFDSWGQLVEAIDEYQILARHLQKEAQSQPNNSEFTEDQKKTLAKIATCLELRSAALQGPFRKQESTQSQEGFKLEDLKKLEPILKNILSYNKEFPFDVQPVPPRKILAPGEEEDLEFEEDEEEGGAGAGSPDAFPARIPGTLLPRLPSEPGMTLLTIKIEKIGLKDAGQCIDPYITVSVKDLNGIDLTPVQDTPVASRKEDTYVHFNVDIEIQKHVEKLTKGAAIFFEFKHYKPKKRFTSTKCFAFMEMDEIKPGPIVIELYKKPTDFKRKKLQLLTKKPLYLHLHQTLHKE, from the exons ATGTCGGAAGCGGCCCGGAGCCTCCTGCAGCGCTGGGGCGCCAGTTTCAGGAAAGGCACCGACTTCGACTCCTGGGGGCAGCTCGTGGAGGCGATAGACGAGTATCAGAT ATTAGCAAGGCATCTACAGAAAGAGGCCCAGTCTCAACCCAACAACTCAGAATTCACAGAAGATCAAAAG AAAACCTTAGCAAAGATCGCAACATGTTTGGAACTCAGGAGTGCAGCTTTGCAG GGCCCTTTCAGGAAACAAGAG TCTACACAGTCCCAGGAAGGATTTAAGCTAGAGGATCTGAAGAAACTAGAACCAA TCTTAAAGAATATTCTTTCCTATAATAAAGAATTCCCCTTTGATGTTCAGCCTGTTCCGCCAAG gaagATCTTAGCACCTGGTGAAGAGGAAGATTTGGAATTTgaagaagatgaggaggagggTGGAGCTGGAGCAGGATCTCCAGACGCGTTTCCTGCCAGAATTCCAG GTACATTATTACCCAGATTGCCATCTGAACCCGGGATGACGTTGCTTACTATCAAAATAGAGAAAATTGGTCTTAAAGATGCTGGGCAGTGCATCGATCCCTATATCACAGTTAGTGTGAAAG ATTTGAATGGGATAGACTTGACCCCTGTGCAGGACACACCAGTTGCTTCAAGGAAGGAGGACACATACGTTCATTTTAATGTGGACATCGAGATTCAGAAACATGTTGAAAAATTAACAAAAG GTGCAGCTATTTTCTTTGAATTTAAACACTATAAGCCTAAGAAAAGGTTCACCAGCACCAAGTGCTTTGCCTTCATGGAGATGGATGAAATTAAACCTGGACCAATTGTTATAGAACT GTACAAAAAACCCACTGATTTCAAGAGGAAGAAACTCCAGTTGTTGACCAAGAAGCCACTTTATCTTCACCTCCATCAAACACTGCACAAAGAGTGA